The stretch of DNA CGCCACCCGTTCGGCGTAGAGCGGCCCGACGTTCGAGTCGGTCACGATGGCCGCCGAACCGCCCACGGACCGATCGCCCAGAATCGCGGGCAACCGGTCGAGAATGCCCTCGCCCAGATAAATGGGATACGATCGGTCTCCCAAGGCGACGGTCAGTGTTTTCACCGAATAGTCCTCTTGCGGCTAGTGTTTCAGTTTCACGGTCCGTTTGGTCAGCGCGGCCTTCTCGGCGGCCAGGATGACTTCGAGCGACTTCTTGCCTTCCTCGCCGGGACAATAGGGTTTTTCGAGTCCGAGGATCGCGCGGACGAACGCGCCGCCGACATCCAGTCCCCACGTTTCGTCGTTATTGGTGACGGCGGGCGGCACGTCGAACACGATTTCACAACCCGGCTTGATCAGGTTCGCCACGAGCGGTTTGCCGGGAATCTCGCCGATGCGCAACGTGCCGTTCGCGCAATGCAGGATCGTGTAGTTCGCGTCCATGCCCTTCAGGGTCCACGAGGCGCACAGCGTGCCCACGGTCCCATCCGTGAATTTCAGACACGACACGAAGTTGTCTTCGACGTCGGTGTTCTTTTTCTCGAGCCGCTCGAAAAAGGCCGCGATTTCGGCGACTTCCTTGCCCGTCAGGTAGCGCACCAGATCGGCCTTGTGGACGCCGAGGTCGGCCATCGCGCCGAAACGCGCCTCCTTGCGGCGGAAGAACCATTTGCCCGTCGGACTCCAGTATTCGGGGCCTTCGTGGCCGAACATCGCGGTTACGTGCAGGATCTTGCCCAAGATGCCGCTTTCGATGATTTCCTTCGCCTTCACATGCGGCGGGAACCGGCGCTGGCTCTGGTTGACGTTCAGGAGGCGCTTGCACTTCTTCGCGGTCGCGACCATCTTTTCCGCCTCGGCCACGCTGCACGCCATCGGCTTTTCGACGTTGACGTGGCAACCCGCCTGAAGCGCCGCAATCGTCACCGGCGCATGCAGATAATTCGGCAGCGCCACCGTCACCGCATCCAGCCTGGCATCCTTGAGCATTTTGCGATAATCGGTATAAATCTTGGCGTTCGGCGCCCAGCGTTCCGCCAGTGCCTTGGCCTTCGACGGGATTAGATCGCACAACGCCACGATTTCCGCTTCGGGACAAAACGCATAATCCGGCACATGCAAATGCTTCGCAATCTGCCCGCACCCGATCATGCCCACTCGCACTTTGCCTGCCATGACACGTCCTCCTTCACTATTCCATTGTCTCTTTGTCCGCCGTCTTGGGCATC from Candidatus Hydrogenedentota bacterium encodes:
- a CDS encoding Gfo/Idh/MocA family oxidoreductase, with the protein product MAGKVRVGMIGCGQIAKHLHVPDYAFCPEAEIVALCDLIPSKAKALAERWAPNAKIYTDYRKMLKDARLDAVTVALPNYLHAPVTIAALQAGCHVNVEKPMACSVAEAEKMVATAKKCKRLLNVNQSQRRFPPHVKAKEIIESGILGKILHVTAMFGHEGPEYWSPTGKWFFRRKEARFGAMADLGVHKADLVRYLTGKEVAEIAAFFERLEKKNTDVEDNFVSCLKFTDGTVGTLCASWTLKGMDANYTILHCANGTLRIGEIPGKPLVANLIKPGCEIVFDVPPAVTNNDETWGLDVGGAFVRAILGLEKPYCPGEEGKKSLEVILAAEKAALTKRTVKLKH